From Ignavibacterium sp.:
TAATGATAATATCATATTCGGAATAGATAGTTTGAAACGACTCATCAAATCATTTGATGGAGGACATACTTCTGTTCTGGTAGATACATCAAAAATTGATGATATGTTCAATACAAAATTTTTATATGGTTCTGATCAGCAGCATATTTATCGGATTAACAGAAGTTACGGAAAATATGTTCTCTCTATTTCAAATAATTCTGGTAATCAGTTTAGCTGGACAAAAATTTATGAAAGCGATTATCCGATCTACATTTCAAATGATAATTCAATAAATGGAGTTATATTCTTTTCAAAAGGAAGATATATTTTCAAATCTACTGATTATGGATTTACATTTCAGTTATATAAAACTTTTGATAAGAATGTAACTGGCATCTATAAAAAACCGAATTCAGATATTCTTTACGCATCAACCAAATACAAAATTTACAAGATAACCCCGGACACAACTTTAATTGTAAAATCCTTTACAATTCCATCTGATTTATTTAACTATTATCCATTGAAGGTTGGCAACAAGTGGATTTATAATCGGAAAACCGTAGTAGACGATTTCCCACCACAAGTTTATTATGATACTATAATCAGGGAGGTTATCGGTGATTCAACAGCATCAAATAATAAAAAATATTTTGTTGTAAAGGAAGAAAAGGCCTCTGGTTATACCACATATATTCTTGAGAGAATTGATAGTACAACGGGAGAGGTTTACAGATATTTCCCCAATTTTAATTATCCCAATGAAGAATTGCTTATTGATGATCTTACTTTAGAAGTTGGAGAAACAGTTAAATCTTTTAGAATAGGATATTGGATGCAGGATGGTTTTACAGTATTAAGAGAAATTACAAATTTTACAAGATGGGGTTCGGGAAACAAAAGGAAAATTTTTCAGACATATAATTTAGAAATGCCCGTTTATTCCTTAACAGAGGGTTATGGACTGGACAGTTCTTATTATATATTCGATTTCGGTTACACAATAGATCTTCTGCGAGGTTGTATTATTGATGGCGTTGTGTACGGAGACACCGTTTTATCTGTTGAAAAGAATGAAGAGATACCAACAAATTTTGTTTTATACCAGAACTACCCAAATCCGTTTAACCCGAGCACTACAATTAGTTGGCAGTCACCAGTAGGCAGTTGGCAAACATTAAAAGTATTTGATATACTCGGAAGAGAAGTAGCCACACTGGTTGATGAATACAGAGAAGCCGGAAGATACAAAATTGAATTTGATGCAAGCAGTCTTGCAAGCGGAGTTTATTTCTATCAGCTAAAAGCTGATAATTACATAGAAACTAAAAAGATGATGTTAATAAGATGAAAAATTTAAGATTCCTGGTCTCGTTTATAATACTCTGTGCATCATTAAGTTTTGCACAAGATCAAAAAATTTTCGTTTTCGATCCCAATGGAGTATCGGCAAGTTTTCAGTATACACTTTCCCGGTTAACTGATGATTCTGTTTTTGTTGCTGATACAATTGACGATTCTGTTTTCAGCTATGATGCATTATTTTTATTTATCCCATTTGCTCTAACTCAGGAAGAGAATAACCGACTGATTCAATATACCTCCGAAAACAAGCCTGTTTATGTTTACACAGGAGCTTTACCACTCGTTTCAGATTCAATTGCATTCTGGAATCACATCGGAATTGAAGAAGTTTATGGATTACTTATTTCTGTTCCAATTGATACTGTAATTGGTGTTCAAGGTATGTTTACACAAGATTTAGTTATTGATACAAATTTTATGAGCGGAATTATTCCTGTCATAATAGGAAATGTAGATTCAATTTTAGTGGGAAAAACAGATTTCTCACCTATTAATACAACTTATAGCTCCGGCTATGATTCGCTTAATGTAATAATTGATTTATACAATCTGATTGATGATTATGGATTTCTCGAAAGAGTTCTGCAAAAATTTAATTTGATTCCGCATAACGGAAATGTTGATATTCAATTCTATCCACAGGTTGACACCGCCTTTGTATATGGCGGATGTTGTACGCCTCAGATTATTGCAAGAAAATTCTCGGGCACCTCAACAAGAGACAGCATTTCAATTGAGCCGGGCCCTAATACGATATTTTATTATTATGATTCAACGGGAACACAGATATCAGTAGAAAACTTTTATTTTATTGTCACAGACTCCCTTGATGAATTCAATTATGAGTTGTGGTACTATCAGACAGGGTTTGATAAGTCGCCAAAAATAATTATTCCATTTGATTCAACTTTTTATACCGACTACCATTTTTACAACATTCAGTTGGTCGTTAAAAGAAATGGTATAATTGTCGGATCTTTTTCACAGCCATTCCACGCCGACTTTGGTCTAAGTGCTGATGATAATGTTACAACATTAAAAGAATTTAAATTATACCAGAACTATCCCAATCCCTTCAATCCCAGTACAGTTATCAGTTGGCAGTCACCAGTAGGCGGTTGGCAAACATTGAAATTATTTGATATACTCGGAAGAGAGGTAGCAACGCTGGTTGATGAATACAGAGAAGCTGGCAGTTATAATGTGGAATTCACAGTTAACAACTTGCAACTAAGCTCAGGTGTTTATTTCTATCAATTTATTATCCGACCTTCGCAAAGCAAAGATGGAAAAGTTGGTGATTATATTCAGACAAAGAAAATGATACTGCTGAAATAATTATTTTTTTCCTTTTACTAAAGGCGAGTCCTGGTACTCGCCTTTTTATTTAACATTTAATCTTCGCCCTCAATTCACGACTATCTTTTCCGGATAACCTATTTTCTGAACAAGACATCTAACTTCACAATTCACAAGAAAGAATATATAAAAATTTTTCTCTATCTAATCTGTTACGTAAAAAAGCAATTTGAATCTTCCTAAAATCAAAATGATTTTTTTCATATCTGTCAATCTTTTTTTGTTAACTTAAACATATATTTGTAACCGATTCAACAACAAAAAAATATTTTTACAAATGACAAAAACCGGTGTACTATTAGTTAATCTCGGGACACCCGATAGTCCCGCTGTAAAAGATGTAAGAAAATACTTATTTGAATTTCTCAACGACCCAAGAGTAATTGATATTCCTTCAGCCGTAAGATTTTTTCTGGTCAACTTTATTATTGTACCTTTCCGTGCACCAAAGTCTGCTGAGATTTATAAAATGCTCTGGACAGAAAAAGGTTCGCCGATACTGATTTATGGCGAATCAGTTAAAGAAAAACTACAAAAGGAACTTGGAGACGAGTTTGAAGTTGAACTTGCAATGCGTTACCGGAATCCTTCGCTCAATGATGTTCTGGACAGAATGCGTGTTAAGAATTACAAAAAAATTATTGTTATTCCATTGTTCCCTCAATATGCTTCTGCAACAACCGGTTCGGTAATAGAAAAAGTTATGAAAATTGTAAGCCGGTGGTGGGTTATTCCTGAAATAAAATTCATCGGACAGTTTTTTGATAACGAAGGATTTCTCAACACAATTGTAGAGCGGGCTAAAAAATATAATCTTAATGAATACGATCATATTCTCTTCAGCTATCACGGACTTCCGGAAAGACAGGTTGATAAAGTTTATTTTGACGGTAAACCTTGTTCAGATCACAAGTGCGATGAAGAACTTAATGATGAAAATATTTACTGCTACAAAGCCACCTGCTATGCCACAACAAGATTACTTGCAGATAAACTGAACATACCAAAAGAAAAATACACTGTTTGCTTTCAATCGCGTCTTGATAAAAAATGGCTAGAACCTTTTTCTGATGAAGTTGTAATTGAGCAGGCAAAGAAAGGCGCAAAAAAACTTTTAGTTTTCTCCCCTGCTTTTGTAGCGGATTGTCTCGAAACAACTGTTGAAATCGGAATTGAATATCAAAAACTTTTTGAAGAACACGGCGGTGAAAAGGTTCAGTTAGTAGAGAGTCTTAATGATCATCCAATGTGGATTAAAACTCTTAAAGAAATCGTTATCAAAGAAAGTTGATTTTATATGCTAAAAAAACAAACTAAACGTTTTAGAATTCAAACGAAAAGAAAGCTGAGGAAATTAACCGAGTTATTTGATCAGGAGCCAAAGCAAATTGGTTTGCCACCGGGAACACTTGTTTACACTGGCGAAAAAGAAAAGGAGCCTGTGAACATTTCGCTAATTGAATACGATCAGAATTCATTAACTGAAAAGAAAATTGAAGACCTCAAAGAAATTCTTCTCTCAAAGGAAAATGATAAAGTGTCGTGGATTACCGTAGATGGTGTTCATAATATTCAACTGATGGAAAAGATTCAGAGTTATTTCAATATTCATCCGCTAGCAATGGAAGATATTGTGCACACTACTCAGAGACCAAAAGCAGAAGAATATCAGGATAAATTATTTATAGTAGTTCGAATGTTTATCTACGATGAAGAAAATCATGATTTGAAAAATGAACAAGTAAGTTTTATTCTTGGCAAAAATTATCTTCTTACATTTTTAGAAGATCCCGGAGATGTTTTTAATCCTGTCCGCGACAGAATAAGAAAAGATGGAACGAAGATAAGAAATAATGGTTCCGACTTTCTCGCTTATTCATTAATCGACTCTATTGTTGATAGCTACTTTCACATTCTTGAAAAGTTAGGTGAAGAGATTGAGGAACTTGAAGACAGATTGGTTATTCAACCAACAAGAGATGATTTACAAGCTGTTCATCATATGAGAAGAAATATGATTCTGCTCAGAAAGTCTGTCTGGCCATTGCGCGAAGTTATTTCACATCTTCAAAGAAATGAGCACGATGTAATAAACCAATCAACCCAGATTTATCTTCGTGATGTTTATGATCATATAATTCAGATCATTGATACAATTGAATCTTATCGTGATATGATTGTTGGTATGCTGGATGTTTATCTCTCAAGCACCAGCAATAAATTAAATGAAGTAATGAAAGTGCTGACAATAATTTCAACTTTATTTATTCCGCTTACTTTTCTTGCAGGAGTTTATGGGATGAACTTCCATTACTTTCCTGAGCTGGATATGAAATGGATGTATCCGTGGGGATTCTGGACTGTTTCACTTTTGATTTCTTTGGGAATGATTATTTTCTTCAAAAGAAAAAAATGGTTTTAACGAATGTGGTTTTTATATCTCACATCAATTATTCCTTTGCCGGTTTTTTCAATTCCAATCTGGCTGTTTACTCCCAAAAGTAAAACTCAATTCGCAACAAAGAACAAAACATTGATTAATTATCAATTAAATATTTTACTTTACTTTTTTATTTCTGTTCTTATGATTCCATTACTAATCGGAACAATATTTATAGTATTACTAACGATATTTCATCTGAGATTTATTTTCTCTTCTCTTAAAGGAAATGCCACAATAAGACTTCCATTTTCGTTTACATTTGTCAAATGATTTTAATTCACTTGCCTGCGAATAACATTGATAAAGTGCTAAAATTTTTTATTTTATAACCAAAAGAAAAAGGAATTTTTTGTATGAACATTTCCGGTTGTGTATTAGCCGGAGAGTATTTAAACCTAAGGTATCCTTAAACACTTACCGATGAGCTAAATCCTTTTGTATCATAACTCTCTGGCAAAATTCATA
This genomic window contains:
- a CDS encoding T9SS type A sorting domain-containing protein, translating into MKNNFILLFCLIVSSLSIAQEISDLNGIETQSGRTYLFYRQGSPTPYNSIYKLDTETLQDTIFLYGYVSWTPFGNTSRANNDFEFFPNDSVNFMNVGNEYDIDFWGTIRRNDTLSFSIPLDIFKVDISKQNYQKVYAGGDYNHLFRSFDGGYTFPIDSVLQFAFLSMSPFNDNIIFGIDSLKRLIKSFDGGHTSVLVDTSKIDDMFNTKFLYGSDQQHIYRINRSYGKYVLSISNNSGNQFSWTKIYESDYPIYISNDNSINGVIFFSKGRYIFKSTDYGFTFQLYKTFDKNVTGIYKKPNSDILYASTKYKIYKITPDTTLIVKSFTIPSDLFNYYPLKVGNKWIYNRKTVVDDFPPQVYYDTIIREVIGDSTASNNKKYFVVKEEKASGYTTYILERIDSTTGEVYRYFPNFNYPNEELLIDDLTLEVGETVKSFRIGYWMQDGFTVLREITNFTRWGSGNKRKIFQTYNLEMPVYSLTEGYGLDSSYYIFDFGYTIDLLRGCIIDGVVYGDTVLSVEKNEEIPTNFVLYQNYPNPFNPSTTISWQSPVGSWQTLKVFDILGREVATLVDEYREAGRYKIEFDASSLASGVYFYQLKADNYIETKKMMLIR
- a CDS encoding T9SS type A sorting domain-containing protein: MKNLRFLVSFIILCASLSFAQDQKIFVFDPNGVSASFQYTLSRLTDDSVFVADTIDDSVFSYDALFLFIPFALTQEENNRLIQYTSENKPVYVYTGALPLVSDSIAFWNHIGIEEVYGLLISVPIDTVIGVQGMFTQDLVIDTNFMSGIIPVIIGNVDSILVGKTDFSPINTTYSSGYDSLNVIIDLYNLIDDYGFLERVLQKFNLIPHNGNVDIQFYPQVDTAFVYGGCCTPQIIARKFSGTSTRDSISIEPGPNTIFYYYDSTGTQISVENFYFIVTDSLDEFNYELWYYQTGFDKSPKIIIPFDSTFYTDYHFYNIQLVVKRNGIIVGSFSQPFHADFGLSADDNVTTLKEFKLYQNYPNPFNPSTVISWQSPVGGWQTLKLFDILGREVATLVDEYREAGSYNVEFTVNNLQLSSGVYFYQFIIRPSQSKDGKVGDYIQTKKMILLK
- the hemH gene encoding ferrochelatase, which gives rise to MTKTGVLLVNLGTPDSPAVKDVRKYLFEFLNDPRVIDIPSAVRFFLVNFIIVPFRAPKSAEIYKMLWTEKGSPILIYGESVKEKLQKELGDEFEVELAMRYRNPSLNDVLDRMRVKNYKKIIVIPLFPQYASATTGSVIEKVMKIVSRWWVIPEIKFIGQFFDNEGFLNTIVERAKKYNLNEYDHILFSYHGLPERQVDKVYFDGKPCSDHKCDEELNDENIYCYKATCYATTRLLADKLNIPKEKYTVCFQSRLDKKWLEPFSDEVVIEQAKKGAKKLLVFSPAFVADCLETTVEIGIEYQKLFEEHGGEKVQLVESLNDHPMWIKTLKEIVIKES
- the corA gene encoding magnesium/cobalt transporter CorA; protein product: MLKKQTKRFRIQTKRKLRKLTELFDQEPKQIGLPPGTLVYTGEKEKEPVNISLIEYDQNSLTEKKIEDLKEILLSKENDKVSWITVDGVHNIQLMEKIQSYFNIHPLAMEDIVHTTQRPKAEEYQDKLFIVVRMFIYDEENHDLKNEQVSFILGKNYLLTFLEDPGDVFNPVRDRIRKDGTKIRNNGSDFLAYSLIDSIVDSYFHILEKLGEEIEELEDRLVIQPTRDDLQAVHHMRRNMILLRKSVWPLREVISHLQRNEHDVINQSTQIYLRDVYDHIIQIIDTIESYRDMIVGMLDVYLSSTSNKLNEVMKVLTIISTLFIPLTFLAGVYGMNFHYFPELDMKWMYPWGFWTVSLLISLGMIIFFKRKKWF
- a CDS encoding DUF4870 domain-containing protein, with product MWFLYLTSIIPLPVFSIPIWLFTPKSKTQFATKNKTLINYQLNILLYFFISVLMIPLLIGTIFIVLLTIFHLRFIFSSLKGNATIRLPFSFTFVK